One window from the genome of Eucalyptus grandis isolate ANBG69807.140 chromosome 7, ASM1654582v1, whole genome shotgun sequence encodes:
- the LOC104454323 gene encoding tropinone reductase homolog At5g06060: MAAAQKNDRESRWTLRGTTALVTGGTRGIGHAIVEELSGFGATVHTCSRNGEELSKCLKEWEGKGLAVTGSVCDLSSRDQRENLIKEVSSKFGGRLNILINNAGTNFRKPTVDYTVEEFSKIMATNFDSAYHLCQIAHPLLKASGAGSIIFISSVAGVVSLGTGSVYAATKGAINQITKNLACEWAKDNIRSNSIAPWYTRTSFVENLLKNKELYDGIIARTPLQRVGEPKEVASLAAFLCLPAASYITGQVISVDGGMTVNGFYPTASLN, from the exons ATGGCAGCGGCGCAGAAGAACGACAGAGAATCGCGCTGGACTCTCCGAGGCACGACTGCTCTCGTCACCGGCGGCACTCGCGGAATCGG GCACGCGATAGTGGAGGAGCTGAGCGGGTTCGGTGCAACCGTGCACACCTGCTCGAGGAACGGGGAGGAGCTGAGCAAGTGCTTGAAGGAATGGGAAGGCAAGGGCCTTGCGGTCACCGGGTCGGTCTGCGATCTGTCTTCTCGTGACCAGCGAGAGAATCTGATCAAGGAGGTTTCCTCTAAGTTCGGTGGCAGGCTCAACATTCTC ATTAACAATGCTGGAACGAATTTTAGGAAGCCAACTGTTGACTATACAGTTGaagaattttcgaaaattatggcTACCAACTTTGATTCTGCCTATCATCTTTGCCAAATTGCTCATCCTCTCCTGAAAGCATCAGGAGCTGGTAGCATTATCTTCATTTCCTCAGTTGCTGGGGTCGTCAGTTTAGGCACTGGATCTGTTTATGCTGCCACTAAAG GTGCAATTAACCAAATTACAAAGAACCTGGCTTGTGAATGGGCAAAAGACAACATTAGGAGCAACTCCATAGCTCCATGGTATACCAGGACCTCGTTTGTGGAAAAT CTACTGAAGAACAAGGAGCTCTACGATGGGATAATAGCTCGGACCCCACTTCAGCGTGTCGGAGAACCCAAGGAGGTCGCGTCACTAGCTGCATTCCTTTGCTTGCCGGCCGCATCATACATCACGGGTCAGGTTATCTCTGTTGATGGAGGGATGACTGTGAATGGGTTTTACCCAACTGCGTCGTTAAATTGA
- the LOC104454324 gene encoding protein phosphatase 2C 37: MAGICCGLVGESEPSATAEPSSRGSRLRILEPRPFKFVADVALPPASENGRKRQRVEVMPSEGIESGREARKARVEEEKGKGASEVKVARATDGSTSSRDNLQVEPQECPKFGLTSVCGRRRDMEDAVSVEPLFCSESPQKPNGLHLFGVFDGHGCSHVAIKCKKRLHEIVKEEIGSYRESSVQWKEAMQRSFTRMDSEVQEWSDVAKTSNCRCELQTPQCDAVGSTAVVAIVTPDKIVISNCGDSRAVLCRNGVAIPLSSDHKPDRPDELERIQNAGGRVIYWDGARVLGVLAMSRAIGDNYLKPFVIPDPEVTIVDRTAEDECLILASDGLWDVVSNDTACGVARMCLRAQRPPSPPRSPGSSDLAVGANAESSDKACSDASILLTKLALARHSTDNVSVVVVDLKRDHQR, translated from the exons ATGGCTGGAATTTGCTGCGGCCTGGTCGGAGAGAGCGAGCCGTCGGCTACCGCGGAGCCGAGCTCCCGGGGCTCGAGGCTGCGGATCCTGGAGCCCCGGCCGTTCAAGTTCGTCGCCGACGTGGCCCTGCCGCCCGCCTCGGAGAACGGCCGCAAGAGGCAGAGGGTGGAGGTGATGCCCAGCGAGGGGATCGAGAGCGGGCGCGAGGCGAGGAAGGCCAGGGTCGAAGAGGAGAAAGGGAAAGGCGCGAGCGAGGTCAAGGTCGCGAGGGCCACGGATGGGTCGACGAGTTCGAGGGATAACCTGCAGGTTGAGCCGCAGGAGTGCCCCAAGTTCGGGTTGACTTCGGTCTGCGGCCGGAGAAGAGACATGGAAGACGCCGTTTCCGTCGAACCGTTGTTCTGCAGCGAGAGCCCGCAGAAGCCTAACGGGTTGCATCTTTTCGGCGTCTTCGACGGCCACGGCTGCTCTCAT GTTGCTATCAAGTGTAAGAAGAGGCTGCACGAGATAGTGAAGGAGGAGATCGGGAGCTACAGGGAGTCCTCGGTGCAGTGGAAAGAGGCGATGCAGCGGAGCTTCACCCGGATGGACAGCGAGGTCCAGGAGTGGAGCGACGTGGCCAAGACGTCGAATTGCCGGTGCGAGCTCCAGACCCCGCAGTGCGACGCCGTCGGATCAACGGCCGTCGTCGCGATCGTCACGCCGGACAAGATCGTCATCTCCAACTGCGGCGACTCGCGCGCCGTCCTCTGCCGCAACGGCGTCGCCATCCCCCTCTCGTCCGATCACAAG CCGGATCGGCCGGACGAGCTGGAGCGGATCCAAAACGCCGGTGGCCGGGTCATCTACTGGGACGGAGCGCGTGTCCTCGGGGTCCTTGCCATGTCGCGAGCCATCG GCGACAACTACTTGAAACCGTTCGTCATACCCGACCCGGAGGTGACGATAGTGGATCGGACGGCGGAGGACGAGTGCCTGATCCTGGCGAGCGACGGGCTCTGGGACGTGGTCTCGAACGACACGGCCTGCGGGGTGGCCCGGATGTGCCTGCGGGCGCAGAGGCCGCCCTCCCCGCCGCGGTCGCCCGGCAGCTCCGACCTGGCGGTGGGCGCGAACGCGGAGAGCTCGGACAAGGCGTGCTCCGATGCCTCGATACTGCTGACGAAGTTGGCGCTGGCCAGGCACAGCACGGACAACGTGAGCGTGGTGGTGGTCGATTTGAAGCGAGACCACCAGCGATAG
- the LOC104454325 gene encoding protein HESO1: MGAYRTLDFVINDILNAVNPQQQDWVIRCQIIDELRRVIESVESLRGATVEPFGSFVSNLFTRQGDLDISVQLPNGSYISAAGKKLKQALLGDLLKALRQTGRWRRLQFIAHARVPILKIESKNSSISCDISIDNLHGYIKSKFLLWISEIDGRFRDMVLLVKEWAKCHDINNPKTGSFNSFALSLLVIFHFQTCAPAILPPLRDIYPCSAVDDLQGVRADAERRIAETCAANIARFKSSISKPNQSSLSELFISFLAKFSGLNLKAPELGICPYTGQWEEIKNNMRWMPQTYALFIEDPFEQPENTARAVSSRQLKRISEAFEITHHRLTSNSQNRSAVLAALVRPHEVQFLTRTPVTNGSYNGGRLNNTSWNQRALTSPSPVQNQHRRVKNNHQGPAPSFAHNSAVPKPHHHPSKDSTRQTPSQQHQNKPRQMWKPRPSREIVDE, from the exons ATGGGTGCATACAGAACTTTGGATTTTGTTATCAACGACATCCTAAACGCAGTAAACCCGCAACAACAGGATTGGGTGATTCGATGTCAAATCATAGATGAATTGCGAAGGGTTATTGAATCTGTGGAAAGTTTGAGAG GTGCAACCGTGGAACCATTTGGGTCTTTTGTGTCTAATCTTTTCACCAGACAGGGGGACCTGGATATCTCTGTTCAGTTACCCAATGGTTCATATATCTCAGCTGCTGGAAAGAAACTTAAACAGGCACTATTAGGAGACTTATTGAAAGCCTTGAGACAGACAG GTAGGTGGCGAAGGTTGCAGTTCATTGCCCATGCTAGGGTACccattttgaagattgagagcAAAAACTCGAGCATCTCTTGCGACATTTCAATTGATAATTTGCACGGCTACATTAAGTCAAAGTTCTTGCTCTGGATCAGTGAGATTGATGGACGCTTTCGAGACATGGTTTTGCTT GTCAAGGAATGGGCTAAATGTCATGATATAAACAATCCAAAGACTGGGAGTTTCAACTCTTTCGCTCTTAGTTTGCTTGTGATCTTTCATTTTCAG ACTTGCGCTCCAGCAATTTTACCTCCTCTGAGAGACATCTACCCTTGTAGTGCCGTTGACGATCTCCAAG GTGTGAGGGCTGATGCAGAAAGGCGAATAGCAGAAACCTGTGCTGCTAACATAGCCAGGTTCAAATCAAGCATATCAAAGCCAAACCAAAGTTCACTGTCGGAGCTTTTTATATCATTTCTTGCGAAG TTTTCGGGCTTAAATCTGAAGGCACCAGAGCTTGGGATTTGCCCATATACTGGACAGTGGGAAGAAATAAAGAACAACATGAGATGGATGCCCCAGACTTATGCTCTATTT ATTGAGGATCCTTTTGAGCAGCCAGAGAATACTGCAAGGGCTGTTAGCTCCAGACAACTTAAGAGAATCTCAGAAGCGTTTGAGATAACCCACCATAGGCTTACTTCAAACAGTCAGAACAGGTCTGCTGTTCTTGCTGCGCTGGTCAGGCCACATGAAGTACAGTTTTTGACAAGGACACCAGTCACAAATGGAAGTTACAATGGAGGTCGCCTTAACAATACATCATGGAATCAGAGAGCATTAACCTCACCCTCCCCAGTGCAGAATCAACATCGGAGAGTGAAGAACAACCATCAAGGACCTGCACCAAGCTTTGCCCACAACTCAGCTGTACCCAAACCACATCACCATCCTTCAAAGGATTCAACCCGTCAAACACCAAGCCAGCAACATCAGAATAAACCGCGGCAAATGTGGAAGCCTCGACCTAGCAGGGAAATTGTCGATGAGTGA